Below is a genomic region from Ziziphus jujuba cultivar Dongzao chromosome 7, ASM3175591v1.
AAAGCCACCAAATTTCAACTGTTTCTTCCAAATCATACTTAAGCGACAATAGGGTATGATGCACAAGTTGCAACACCTGCAACCAAAcgataaaatttaaatgataagaATTTCCCAAAAAGAGAGGTGGGTCTAGGATACGCCACAAAATTTCTGTTCATCCGCTAGACTTGGCTGAAAGAAGAATTTCAAGTAAAGAGTCAACTTACCACACATGTTCTTTCCCAGCTCCATTTTAAAGTAGCCATTGTCACCCCAGCTTTCTCCCCATGAGTTCTTGATGAGCCAGTATGGGACACCGTTTTCGACTCCATACCCAACTGCCAGGACAGCATGGTTCACATCCTGCCCAATAAAATCAGAGACAGAAGTCACTCAAACAATATTCACAGATTATGTCAAGAAAAACCATCCTATATATTGAGTTGTGAGTGGTTTACAGAGATTACTCTGTAAGCGCATTATGCAATTAAAAGTAAACTGGATCTAAGAAAAACGAGAAATTGAAGAGGTATATTTCAAAGTATTGATCCCAGTCCTACTTGTTGAAATCAAATAGATATCCCAAAAGAAAGCAGTTTTTAATAGATCTTGATGCTCTTTATAATTCCACTGGTGCGAGACCTACCAAGGGATCACGGCCACATGTATCGCTGGTGTAGACTCCTTCCTTGTAAAACCGAAAACCACTCACCGCCTCGAAGGCCACACTCACTGGCCGAACAACTCCAACTGCATGCTTTAATTCATCTTCAGCACCCTGAAAAAGGTAAGAGAACAAAAGATCAAAAATCTTATATCTGATCCTGTCAGCGATTGTGTAAGCAACAAAATCAAGCACAAGGTAGTAACCTATCTGCGAAAGAACCCTTGACTAtcaataataataccaataataataataataataaacttcaTCAGAGAGAGTGAAAGTTGTCAAAAAAGATTTACCAGAGTAATATTGACAGAATCGAGGACTTGGACAGCAACATTTTCTGATGTGAACTTGCACACGCCATTTTTTGCAGTGTAAGGATATGCTTCTTCGGTCTCAATGCCTCCGTTGTACTTAATATATTCAAAGGCTTGGGATGGCAACCCACCATTGCAGCCAAAGTTGTTGAAAGCTCTGGCGCAATCCACAAGCTGCTGCTCAGAGAGAGAGATTTCCTTTCCAAATGCTTGTTTATAAGCTGCCTCAAGTGCTCCAGTGGTGCTGCAAGGAGAGATTTGTTTTAGGTTAATTAAAAGAATGATCACGGGTTTAATGAGTTGGcttaatatatattactttttctGAGCTAAATCAAGCAAACTAACCTGAATGTCCAGCAAGATCCACATTTGCCTTGATCTTTAACTGGGCTTACTATGCCCTCTTCTCTCCAGTCTTTCTGAAATATAGCAGAGCATCATTTAGATTACCTTCAACTGTTCAGGACTCGCACTTTCTATTGTACAGTTTAGAAGGACACAatgtttttcataaaaaaaaaaaaaaaaaaaaaagtataaaacagTAAGTTCATCGAATCACCGAACCAATATCATAGGTGCGTAATGAGTTAGTGAGGCATGGCTTTTAGTTTTCCGATTACAGTTTGACCAAACTGAGCTGCAATGCTATGAGTAGCTAATAAAAGCAGAGTGGAGCTAATTAGATACCTTTTCAGGAAGAAGAACATCAGTAAGCTTGTGATTGCCCTTTGTGGTGGCAGAGCAGTTTTGAGCGGCTCCCAATCTGTGTCTCCTAAACTCTTCCCATGACCAATCAGCAAAGTCTGTCATGAAAACATAATGACAGTAAACAATCAAATCAATCCGTATGTTAATCAATGACCAAgtaatcaataaatataaaacacttGGTTTGGGTTTCAGATATGGAATAGGTTTAACAGTAAAAAAGGCCTAGTAGCAGTCCGATCACACGGAAAAGTCAAAGCCATGAAATCGGACGTTTAACAAGGCCTCTGTTTCCTTTGGTGCGGACATAGGATTGCTTACATGtccatcttttttccttttcccttttttttttttcccccccctctCTTTTTGGGCTaaacagggctttttttttttttttttttttgttttttcatctcATTAATCCACCAGACATGAAAGTTGAAACCAGATATATGGTTGATAAGATCTGATGAAATTATACTGCAAGTCTGCAAATCAAAaccactctatatatatatatatatatatatatgtatgtatacttaCGATTCACAGCAAGAGTGTAAGGCAAGCCCTTCTTGTTGGTGGATTTAATCAGCTTCAGATTCTCTGAGAATATCTCAAATCGGAGCTTCATCTCCCCCACCGTCTCGTACCTCTTCCCATACCTTCAAATCCAGATTTaacgaagaaaaaaaagttcagGTCAATTTAATCAGAGAttaaattttcaatgaaaaaaagaaaaactaatcaagtggaaaaaaaaaaaaatgatccagGGAGTGAATAGTGATAGGGATGGAGTTGGAGAAGGTACCTGTGAGCAAAGCGAGCAAAGGAGAGGGCATGGCGAGTGTTGCCGATGACTTGGAGGACTTGAGACTCGAATTCACGAAGGCCGTCGGATACCAATCTGATGGGGTTGGAATCTTCAAAGCTAGATCCTCCGGTGGCGGCGGCCCAGCTGATCAGCAAAAACAGTAAGCATGAAACCAAAGACAGCCGTGCCATGTTTGTCTCTGAGAACTTTGAGGGAGCGAAAGAGCTGGCTGGGAACACAGATGAGGAAGCGAAGCAGAGGCAGAGActgataaattaaaataataataataataagctgtAGGTTGGTTCAGTTTCATTGGTTGGGTTTTACTGGTCGATACCAAATCGAGGTAAGCCACGTCAGTATCTTCTGTGCTTGCTTGCTTTGCTTCGATTGGATATCTTTCTCTTTCCATGTTCTACGTAACTGATGACCTCGTGTATTCCACTATTCTTAACGATAACAACTCGCCGTTATGACGGCTCACCAATTTGTTCAACTTTTCTTCCTGTTGGCTTCAAAAAActgttagatatatatatatatatatatttatttttgttgaatgatGGATGgataatattttctattagtCATGTATTCCACGCGATTTGTTCACTCTTGTTTATTCAATGTTTTAGATGTGttgtccataatttttttttttttttaaactttgctgAATGCCCATAAAAATACTTTGCAAATGAACACATAAAGATGTCCTCcaataaaagtatttatttcTGAATTTATACCCGTGAAAATTTACCAATTTGTGCGTGTATTCATAAATTAGAAGATTATGCCAGATTTCTTTCTTAAATTAGTCTCTTTTTGTGACTCCTCTTCCCGATAATTTAATTCTCTCtcttaacttttttctttttttattttgggtcaTTTTCTTTACGTAATTGCTGACTAAAAAAAAGCTTTTGAATTTTCCTTAAACattaatggaaaattaaacatgttacattagaaaaagttaaaaaaagaaaattccaaaaggtcaaaaaaaagaaatcatggAATAAATGCCATAATTAATTGAGAAATTATAAAAGAACCTGATAATCAGGATGTGGGGCAAGCATATGATAGCGACGTTAGCGTATGATACAAACCCACATGGGTGAGTTAATAATAAGGTTGAGATTCCCCTTTGATTTCTCTTCTCGCCGCTCTAACCTTTTCTCTCCACGTCCATACTCCATGCCCCACTAAAAATATCAACGTCT
It encodes:
- the LOC107423924 gene encoding pro-cathepsin H gives rise to the protein MARLSLVSCLLFLLISWAAATGGSSFEDSNPIRLVSDGLREFESQVLQVIGNTRHALSFARFAHRYGKRYETVGEMKLRFEIFSENLKLIKSTNKKGLPYTLAVNHFADWSWEEFRRHRLGAAQNCSATTKGNHKLTDVLLPEKKDWREEGIVSPVKDQGKCGSCWTFSTTGALEAAYKQAFGKEISLSEQQLVDCARAFNNFGCNGGLPSQAFEYIKYNGGIETEEAYPYTAKNGVCKFTSENVAVQVLDSVNITLGAEDELKHAVGVVRPVSVAFEAVSGFRFYKEGVYTSDTCGRDPLDVNHAVLAVGYGVENGVPYWLIKNSWGESWGDNGYFKMELGKNMCGVATCASYPIVA